A part of Cydia strobilella chromosome 15, ilCydStro3.1, whole genome shotgun sequence genomic DNA contains:
- the LOC134747632 gene encoding UDP-glucosyltransferase 2: MLGFRWPILCLPILLAFVCGSDILMVTMGGTKSHKMPFWELSRGLIRRGHNVTFMSAFPPDFHIQGLEEIAPDGLVSYVRNYMTYDLVGARMRGEEPLPVKDIFRYGYEACDAFLSDIETRALLRSGRNFDLIILDGTYPECAFGIVYKLKVPFMYINTVGFYAMPLSNSGSPTPFSVTPFFGKAYTDNMGVVDRAMNAAWYIGAYTMHSVMAVFLQGVLRRHFGSQMPHVYDMAKNVSFILQNGHYSVSYPRPYLPNVAEVACIHCKEAKRLNPDIEDWISGAGDAGFIYISMGSSVRTSKMPLSVHRLIINALGRLPQRVLWKQDGEQNMTDIPANVRLYKWLPQQDLLGHPKIKAFVTHGGLLSMFETVYHGVPIVTIPVFCDHDANAAKAEIDGYAKKLELQHLTSEKLYEAIKEIINVPKYKIDVKYRQTLLRDQKETPLERAVYWTEYVIRHKGAYHLQSPAKDLNFIQYYLLDVAALAILVVFTTVSLITYVVRVGFKRLVKYVQNRQMNQLLDTSNDLLKRSKKLIDHTAMSKKHL, encoded by the exons CTAGGCTTCCGGTGGCCTATCCTGTGTCTGCCGATCCTGCTGGCTTTTGTCTGCGGGAGCGACATCCTCATGGTCACCATGGGCGGCACCAAGTCACATAAGATGCCGTTTTGGGAGCTCTCCAGAGGTCTTATCAGGAG AGGCCACAACGTGACATTCATGAGCGCCTTCCCGCCCGACTTCCACATCCAGGGTCTGGAGGAGATAGCCCCCGACGGCCTGGTGTCCTACGTTAGGAATTATATGACGTACGATCTGGTGGGAGCCAGGATGAGGGGGGAAGAACCGTTGCCCGTGAAGGATATCTTCAGATACGGATATGAG GCTTGCGACGCCTTCTTGAGCGACATTGAAACGCGCGCCCTCCTCCGTTCGGGGCGTAACTTCGATCTGATCATCCTCGACGGCACCTACCCAGAGTGCGCCTTCGGCATCGTCTACAAACTCAAAGTCCCGTTCATGTACATCAACACAGTTGGCTTCTATGCCATGCCTTTAAGCAACTCCGGAAGCCCTACTCCATTCTCGGTCACCCCGTTCTTCGGCAAAGCTTACACCGATAACATGGGCGTTGTGGACAGAGCTATGAATGCGGCTTGGTATATCGGAGCTTACACCATGCATAGTGTCATGGCCGTGTTCCTTCAAGGAGTGCTAAGAAGACACTTTGGCTCTCAGATGCCTCATGTGTACGATATGGCGAAGAACGTGAGCTTTATTCTTCAGAATGGACATTATTCTGTGTCGTACCCGAGACCGTATTTGCCTAATGTTGCGGAGGTCGCGTGTATACATTGCAAGGAGGCGAAGAGGTTGAATCCG GACATTGAAGACTGGATCTCCGGCGCCGGTGACGCCGGTTTCATCTACATCTCCATGGGCTCCTCCGTCCGCACCTCCAAGATGCCACTCTCAGTCCACCGGCTCATCATCAACGCGCTCGGCAGGCTTCCTCAGAGGGTGCTGTGGAAGCAGGATGGGGAGCAGAACATGACGGATATTCCGGCCAATGTGAGACTGTATAAGTGGCTGCCGCAGCAGGACTTGTTAG gtCACCCAAAGATTAAGGCGTTCGTCACTCACGGAGGGTTACTCAGCATGTTCGAAACTGTCTACCACGGAGTGCCCATAGTCACTATCCCAGTATTCTGTGACCACGACGCGAATGCTGCCAAAGCTGAAATCGACGGCTACGCGAAAAAGCTAGAACTCCAGCATTTAACATCGGAAAAACTTTACGAAGCGattaaagaaataataaacGTGCCAAAGTACAAGATAGACGTGAAATATCGACAAACACTCTTAAGAGACCAGAAAGAAACGCCTTTAGAACGCGCTGTGTACTGGACTGAGTACGTCATCAGACATAAAGGGGCGTATCATCTCCAATCGCCGGCCAAAGATTTAAACTTCATCCAATATTACTTACTAGATGTCGCCGCTTTGGCTATACTTGTAGTTTTCACAACAGTATCACTTATTACCTATGTCGTAAGGGTTGGATTCAAACGGTTAGTCAAATATGTGCAGAATAGACAGATGAACCAGTTGCTGGATACGTCCAACGATTTGTTGAAGCGGTCGAAGAAACTTATCGACCATACGGCGATGTCGAAGAAACATTTGTAA